The DNA sequence GATTGAATGCAAAATCAAGATCAAGATCAAAGGAAAAACCTTGGGGGGAAAGAATTCCCCCCAATCCCCCCCATCTTTTTTTTTAATAGTTTAAAACCAAAAGATCATGCCTCCCCCAACTCCGCCAACAACTCCGCCTGATGATGCGTCACCAAAGCATCCACAATATCCCCCAACTCCCCCTCCAAAATCCGATCCAACTTATGCAAAGTCAAATTAATCCGATGATCCGTCACCCGACCCTGAGGAAAATTATAAGTGCGAATACGCTCAGAACGATCCCCAGAACCTACCTGACCCCGACGCGCCTCAGATCGCTCATCAGCCGCCGCCTGAGCCTCCAAATCCAATAAACGCGCATTCAATACCTTCATCGCCTTGGCCTTGTTCTTATGCTGAGACTTTTCATCCTGACACGTCACCACCAATCCCGTGGGAATGTGCGTCAAACGGACCGCCGAATCCGTCGTGTTGACACTCTGCCCACCCGGACCCGAAGAACGATACACATCCACCCGTAAATCCTTCTCCTCCACCTGAACCTCCACCGCATCCGCCTCCGGCAAAATAGCCACCGTACAAGCAGAGGTGTGAATGCGACCACCAGCCTCAGTGCTGGGAACCCGCTGCACCCGGTGAACACCAGACTCAAACTTAAGCCTCTGATAAGCCCCCTTGCCAGTCACCATGGCAATCAGCTCCTTATACCCCCCCAAATTGGTCGGAGATTCCGAAAGAACCTCCACCTTCAACCGACGCGTCTCCCCATACCGGACATACATGCGAAAAAGATCCGCCGCAAAAAGAGCCGCCTCCTCCCCACCAGTCCCGGCACGAATCTCCAAAATAACGTTGCGACCATCATTGGGATCCTTGGGCAACAACAAAAACTGGAGATTTTGTTGACTCTCCTCCAAACGCTTGCCAAGACTCTCCCGCTCCTCCCGAACCATCTCCCGAATTTCCGGATCACTCTCACCATCCAACAACAACGCAGCCTCCGCCAACTCCTCCTCCAAAGCCTGATGCGCCTCAAACCCCTCCACAACCGGGGTCAACTCCGCATACTCCCGGCTCAAACGGGCCAAACGAGCAGAATCAGCCATGGTTTCAGGCAAACCCAACAACGCAGCCAGTTCCTGATGGCGGGCACACATCGACTTTAATTTTTGGGGCAGTGACATAAGGGCTTTCCCAAAGGGGTTGACCCAAAGCCAAGAGAGTCGGCCATAGGCTTATTCCGGACAGAACAAGAGGCGTTAACCAAATCGATCAGGAGCTTACCACTCCCAATCGAACAGCTCTCCCCTCACTCCAGCTCAAACAGCTTGCGGGTCGCATCCACATATTGATCCCCATCCGGCTCCGCAGCCAAATCCCGCAGACGGCTGGTGGGGGTGTGGAGTATCTTGTTGATCAAAAGCCGGGTGAGACCTTCCAAACGCTTGCGCTCTTCCTCACTCACCCCATTCCCCCCCAACACCTTGGCCAACTCAGCATCCCGAATCCCCTCCAACTTACGCCGCAAAGCAACAATGGTGGGGACAATCTCCAGAGAATCAAGCCAACGCAAAAAGTGGGGAGTCTCCTCTTCGATGATCTCCTGGGCCTCAGCCACCGCCTTGCCCCGATCCTTGCGATTGCTTTCCACAATCTGCTGCAAATCATCGATATCGTACAAAAAGGCGCTGTCCACTTCAGCAATTTTGGGATCCAAATCCCTGGGAACAGCAATGTCGATCAAAAACATCGGCTTTTGCCGACGACGCTTCAGAGCAATCTTCACCTGATCGCGATCCACCAGGTAGGTGGTGGAGCCGGTAGAAGAGATGACGATATCAGCGCGATCCAGGTTTTCCCCCAGACTCTCCAAGGGAAAAGCGTGGCCATCAAACCCCTCAGCCAAAGATTGCGCCCGCTCGAAGGTGCGGTTGGTGACCAAAATCTCCACCCCGTTGGCCTTCATGTGCCGAGCCGCCAGCTCACACATCTCCCCGGCACCAATCATCAGGCAGGTATGGCCCTCCAGATTACCAAAAATTCTTTTCGCCAACCCCACCGCTGCAAAGGCAATGGAAACAGCATTTTCAGCAATGGCCGTTTCAGTGCGTACCCGCTTGGCCACCTGAAACACCCGGTGGAAATATTTGTTGAGAAAAAGCCCGGTGGATTTTTCGACGACCGCGCGCTGAAAGGCCTGCTTGATCTGCCCCAAAATCTGGGCTTCCCCCACCACCATGGAATCAAGGCTGGAAGCCACCCGAAAGCCGTGGCGCACCGCCCCTTCCTCTTGATGGAGATAGAGATGGGGAGTCAACTCCGCCAAGTCCAAACTGCGACAGTCCGCCAACCACGCAGAAACTTCCGCCACCGCCGATTCCAGATCCCGGGAAGCGAAATAAACCTCCACACGGTTACAGGTGGAAAGAATCACCCCTTCAGCAACATCTGAAAGCGCTGTCAGCTGGGCGAGATGATCCCCAAGCGTCTCCAAGGGAAACGCCAACCTCTCCCGAATGGCCACGGGGGCTGTGGTATGATTCAAGCCTATGACGGCGATTTTCATGGATCTGACGTCTGTCCTGGATACCGAAAAAACGTCTATCGGTACCGCTACCCAAAACGCTCAGGCAATAACCTGCCCGCAGCAATCTCTGGAATGAGCCCCCCCACTCCGATATCAACCAAGCAGCCTGACCCGTAAGGTATGCCCTTATCTGGTATCGGCCAATCTGCCATTTTCACAAGCTGGAAATGGTCAACCCCTGAATCCAGCCTCTGATTTCACCCGAAAACCGAAAAAAAATAGGCCGCCAAAAAATGCCCAGCCAACACAGCGACACTATCCCCGACAGAATCCAAAACCAAGCCAGGAAACCACTGCCACCAACCACTATAGCCCCGTATCCCCCATGTCTCCACTGAGGCATATTTTTTCGGGCACAATTTTTAATTGTATCGCTTTAGGGAATTTACAGTACAGGGAAGCGACGCGCTGATTATGGAAAAAGAGCCCTGCTCGCCGCCCAGCCCTTGCCAGATGGGGTTGAAAATGGGGAATACGCACCACGGAAATCCCCTCTTTTTTCGCAAAATGGACAGCCGCCTTGAGCAAGGCCGCCGACATCTCTACCGTGCCCGCCGCTTCTTCAGACCAGATATCCTGGCAGACCAGGTGGCGTTCATCCGGAAAAGCCGGGGGATATTCTTCCATAAAGCGAGCCAAACCAACCACCTCTCCCCCCGGACCCGGCAGACCAAAAAGATGGATTCTCGCCTCAGGCAGAGGCAGAGCCAATCGCCAGCGCAGGACATCAGCCTGACGCACGTTGGTCACATCATAACGATCACGCGTGCGTTGCCACAGCCGATCAAACGCCGGCCCCGGCTCTCCCCACACCCGGGCAGGCCCTGTCGTCAACCCCCCTGGATCGGGTTTGGCCCAAACAAAGAAAAACCACTGGAGCAACCGGGCTAAAATCGCCGGAATGCCTGACAAAAAATGCAATGGCCCCATCCGGGCGGCAAACCGACGGACAAGAGGGGTCAGGTGACAAAAATAGAGCTGCTCATCCAGATGTTCCGTCAGATTATTAAAACGAAAACCGCTGAAGATTTTCGCCACCTTGGGGGTGGGGGTGGTGGTAAACATGGGTAGATCCCGGTTGAGCTTGACCGCCCTGAAAAGCAGCTTCAAACCGTTGCCCCGGTAGGCTTCCAGCACCCGCCAGGTACTGAAATTGCCCACTTGGCGATCCTCCCCGAAAAACCGAACCAGGGTGGGAATCTCCCCCAGCATCCCCACGATGCGGCCTTCATCCATCATCAACCAACCCCGACGCCATTTTTCATCAAACGCGGGGTTTTCCTCCCACCAAAAGCGCAATCGCGCCAACCAGGTTGGCTGATCCCAGACATCCCCGGGAAAATCGGCACAAAACCGGGCCATCTCCGGATAGTCGGTGGCTTCGATGGGCTTGAGTTCAAAAAGTGGCGGGGAACCGGCCATGAAGGATTGAGATGCTCCCTCTAGCTCTGCTTAAAACGATGGTTGATCGCCACCCGGCCAACTTTGATGCCGTGGGGCCGCTTGGCTTCAGGAAGCACCTGTTCCAAATATTTCCGAATTTCCTTACGAGTGGGGGAGGCCTCTGGGCGCGGTTCGCACGTCAGCTCGATATATTGTCCAGTGATGGGATTATCCACCCCCCGCACCTTGGCGCGCATGATATCCGGATGCCCCACGGCGGCATTTTCCACCTCTTCGGGGAGCACCTTGATGCCGCCGACATTGATGATATCGTTAACCCGCCCGGTGATGCGGATAAATTCACCATCCGCCTCCACCAGATCCCCGGTGTCGTACCACCCTTCGGCATCAAAAGGGGAGGGGGCGTTGAGATAGCCCAGCATGCGGTTTTCGGCCTTGATCTTGAGCACCCCATCCTGGATACGGGTTTCAATCCCCTCACCACCGATTTTCATCCACAGGCTCTCCCGGCTTTGGGATTTAACCCGCAGGATGGAAAGCTCCGACATGCCGTAGGTCTGGCGAAACTGCACTTGGGGCAACTGTTCACAGAGACGAACCAGGGTGGCTGGATCCATGCGCTCGGTGCCGTAGGTGACAATACGCAGGGAAGGTAGCGTCTGCCTCTCCAACAGGCCACTCATCAGCAGCATGCGCAGGAAGGTGGGACTGGTGGGGAGCAGCTCCACTTGATGGCGTTCGATATCCGCCGCAATTTTTTCGGGTTCCCGACCAGAAGGGACGATCAGCGTTCCCCGATTGAACAGGGTATGAAACAGGGTGTTGACCCCACCGATATGGTCGAACAGCAAAAAAGAGAGGGTCCGTAAAGTCGGTCGGGGCGTTCGGTAGCGGGCCAGAAAGAGAGAAAAATCGTGTAAAATCGCCTTGGGGCGGCCCGTCGTTCCGGTGGAAAAAAGCACCAGCCCCGGGCGGTTGTCTCGGCGAAGCTGTTCCAGCAGGGGCTCTTCCCGGCGGGGAGCAATGCGTTGCGCCTTCCCCCCCTCAATCACCACCTCCACCCCGGCGGCATCAAAAAAATAGGCGTGATCCTGTCGGGTTTCCGGTGTCAGAGGGACGACGATGGTCCCCCGGTCCACCAGTTCGATGAGCTGCCGGATCGATTCGGCACCAAAATCACCGATAATGGCCACCACATCCCCAGCCAGTACGTCTGCATCATCCAGACCCTGAGCCCGGGTAAGACCGACAAAATCCAGGCTGCCCTCAGGGGTGATCAGAAAGGGGGCTTCATAGCCCGCATAAATACCGGAAAGTTCCTCCAGCAAGCCCATTACACCCCTCCCACATGGAGAATTTCGCCGGTCAGCATCCCCGCCTCCGGGGCCAGCAATAGTTTAACAAAGCCGAAGACATCTTCCGGAGTGGCCTTGCGAGCGATGATCTGTCGAGCCACGATGGCATTGATCGATTCCGGATCCACCTTGGCGATAAGCTGCGTATCCACAGGCCCCGGGGCGATGGCATTGACGGTGACGTTGTGGTCGGCCATCTCCCGGGCAAAGGTGCGGGTAAAATTTTCCACCCCCGCTTTGGAAGCGGCATAGACCGATTCTCCTGCCAACGCCAGGGGGACAGCAATGGTGGAAAAATTGATAATCCGCCCCTCACCCCGACGGGCAAAATAGCGCCCCATAATCCGGCAGGTATGGATGGTGCCCAGCAGATTGACCTCAATGATCCGCCGCATCGTTTCCGGCGGCATCAGCAGGGTAAGGTTCATGGAGGCAATCCCGGCGGCATTGATCAGGCCATAGAGGGAGGCATCTCTTTTGAAGGGCTTTAAAACCCGCTCCACCGCCTCCGGATCGCTGACGTCGGCGACCAGCTGTTCAAAAGCCCCTTCCCCCTCATCCCAGTTTCGAGCCATCCCAATCACCCGATAGCCCTCTTCCATCGCCCGTTTTGCGATGTGGCTACCCAACCCCCGGGAAGCGCCGGTAATGACCAAGGTGGGTTTCATGGGCTGTCCTTTGGTGGAAGAGAGGCAATATATCGGGCGAGGGTGCCGATGGTGCTGTAGATCCCCCAGGTTTCAAAGTCGCTGTGCTTACCGGTCCAATCGAACTCCACCCCCAGTTTTTCATCACAATAATCTTCAACAGCCACCAGCAGCTCCACAATTTGGTGGGATTTAAAGGGGGAGCGTCGCCCCAAAAGCGGCGTATCAATGGAAACCCCGGCGCCATTGCCCATAAACTCCTGGGCAAATGCCTGGATCTGATTTTCACACTGCTGCAAAAGAGGAGAGAACATCGAAGATTCCATATCAATAGCTGTCAGCGCTCTGGATGGATGTTTGGATGTTAATGGATATCTTCCAGCCTGGCAACGACAGCCCGGTAGAGAGCATTTTGCCAGAAGCCGGGGAATTGCGTTATGCTTTGGCCAAAGTTGATCGATACCCTCTCACCATGCCACGAGGAGCCCATGCCCGACCCCGTTCAATCCCATGCCGCACTGCTCTGGATCGACAATCTCGCCTGGCCCATACTGCTGCTAGCCGCAATCTGGATGGCCCTCGCACCATTTAATCCGGAGCCCCATCTGGTGGAAAAGGTCCGGATGCTTTTTCAGGGTACCCTCACCAAACCCCTGGATATCTTTGATCTGTTTCTGCACGCCACCCCTCAGGTGGTGGTGATCACCAAGGCAGTCCGGCAATTTATCATGGGGGTGGGGGGATGAACGTTGCTCTAATCGGAATGCGCGCAGCAGGCAAGTCCAACGTTTCCAGGCGGCTCTCCCGGCTGACCAAATGGCCGGTGCTCTCGACGGATCTCTTGATCTCCTATGACAATGGGGGCCACTCTGTTGCCGAAATCGTCGCCCGGCAACAGGGGGATTGGCACGCCTTCCGGGAGATGGAATATCAGGTAGTGGCCAAAGCAGCCGTGCTCGACGGAATCATCATCGATTGTGGTGGCGGCATGGTGGTGGATCTGGACCCGGCGGGGAATGAAATCCTCAGTGAGCGCAAGATATCGGCTCTGAAGCAAAAAGGGTTGGTGGTGTGGCTCAAGGGAGATATTCCCACTCTTGCTGCCAGGGTGCGGGGGGATGCCGAACGCCCGGCATTGAGCGACCAGCTCTCCGCTGAAGAGGTGATGTATCGGCGTTTGCCCTTTTACGAAAATGCCGCAGACCTGACATTGGAAATCGATAACAAATCCCGCAAGGAAATCACCCAGGAGCTGCTGGAAAGGCTGATCAGGAAGGGATTTCAATTCGAACCCTGACCCTGGAGCGGGGATCATTTTTTGTGTGATGGTGGTCGGCTTGATGGCACGGCTAAAGCGAGATAAGACAGAAGCTTAAGATAAGACAGAAATAAAACAAAAACAGAAGCAAGACAAAAACAAAAGCAAGACCTTGGGGCTGCGCTCCAAACCCGCTGGGGTTGGTAAGGCAAAGTCAAAAGATGAAAATGAAAATCAAGATCAAAATCATCAGTCAAAAGGTTTAAACCGTGGGCTTTGCCCACACCCAGCAGGGAGATAATCCCCCTGCACCCCTAATTGTAAAATCAAAAGAATCTGATTCACTCCATCCCAACGGAGAACCACCCATGAGCCGTTCTGAAACGTTGTTCGAAAAAGCCAAAAAATATATCCCCGGTGGAGTCAACAGCCCGGTTCGAGCCTACAAATCCGTCGGTGGCACCCCCCCCTTCATCAAAAGCGCCAAGGGAGCCATCGTCACCGATGTGGATAAAAAAGACTATATCGATTATGTCGGCTCCTGGGGGCCCATGATCGCAGGACATGCCCACCCCTATGTGGTAGCGGCTATTCAAAAGGTGGCCGAAGGAGGCTCTTCGTTTGGAGCCCCCACCGAAGCGGAAGTAACCCTCGCCACCCGCATCATCGAACTAGTCCCCTCCATCAAAATGGTCCGGCTGGTCAACTCCGGCACCGAAGCCACCATGAGCGCCTTGCGACTCGCCAGAGCAGCCACCGGTCGGGATGCCTTCCTCAAGTTTGACGGCTGCTATCACGGCCATGGGGATAGCTTCCTGGTGGCGGCAGGTTCAGGCGCAGCCACTTTTGGCGTGCCAGACTCTCCCGGAGTGCCCGCTGACACCGCCAAAGATACCCTGACCCTCCCTTATAATGATTTGGAGGCGGTGGAAAAACTCTTCAGTGAGCGGGGCAAAGAGATCGCAGCCATCATCGTAGAGCCGGTGGCGGGGAACATGGGGTGTGTGCTGCCAAAACCAGGCTTTCTCGCGGGGTTGCGCCAGGTATGCGACGATCATGGAGCGCTGTTGATCCTGGATGAGGTGATGACCGGCTTTCGAGTCGCCAAGGGGGGAGCCCAAGAACTCTATGGCATCGAGCCGGATCTGACCACCCTGGGCAAGGTGATTGGTGGGGGCTTGCCAGTGGGGGCCTATGGGGGCAAAAAAGAGATCATGGAGCAGATCGCCCCTGCAGGTCCGGTTTATCAGGCGGGCACCTTATCGGGTAATCCCCTGGCGACGGCGGCGGGGCTGGCGACGTTGGGAATCATCCAACGGCCTGAATTTTATGAAACCCTGGATGCCCGCACCGACCGCTTGACCCAAGGGATTGATCAGGCTTTAAGCGACGCCGGCATTCCCCATGTGGGCTATCGGGTGGGATCGATGTTTGGGCTCTTTTTCACGGAGCTTGAAGAGGTGACCAACTTTGCCCAAGCCGCCCAATCCAACCTGGAGCGGTTTAACCAATGGTTCCACGGCATGCTGGCGGAAGGCATCTATTTGGCCCCCAGCCAATATGAAGCGGGCTTCCTCTCCATGGCCCACGAAGACGCCGAAATCGACCGAACCATCGAAGCCGCCCGCAAGGTCGCCAAAACCCTGTAACCCAAACATAAATCGGCAGGTTTCGGAAAAACCCCCTCTCTCCGAAACCTGCCGCTCCTCCCCACTTCACGAATCCACAAAATTCAAGCATCTCCCAGCTTCTCCAGGATGACAAAGGCGTTTTTGCCAAAATTTTTGACAAAAATCCATTTGTCATGGGAAATTTAGCCCAACAAAGTTGATTGCATTGATTTTTGCACCGCAATCAACCTTGCCCCGTCTTTTATGGAGAGAGAAACAACTAATACAGTTTCATTATGCAAGATTTTGGATGGCGGTGGTGAAAAAACTTGTGCTGAGTAGATGGCGATGGCAAGTTTATGAGCTTTGGAATTTTTGGAAAGAGAATGCGGAGATTGCATGGATACCACCCAAGAGATTTTCCTGTCGGCTGTGGAGGGGTTGAAGATACCGCTGTCTGGCGAACCAAACGATGGTCGTGGTTATGCCAAAGCCCACAATTTTCTCTTTGACACCCGGGCCTGTGGCAAACGTGAGGCTGATTATCATCAATACCTTCAACTGAACGAAGGTTCGGCACAACTTTTGCTAAACAGACATACCGACTACTGTGAAAACCTGCTGCAAACGCTACATATTCCGCCCACTTTTTTACCAGGAAACGAAGCCGCTTTTGTCGGCCCCCTGGATGGAAATCAATATTTGGTCCGTGTGGAGATCGTGAATGGGCTGCTCCATCAAATAGTGACGGATGGGGAAGCGGCAGATTCAGGCCAAGCATTTGATCTGTTCCGGGAGCACCTTCGGGTTTATACTGAAAAATCAGAAAGCCGGATGAGTCGGGATGATGCCGCTGATTTTTTAGAGGATTGGCTGGAAATATGGAATGACGAAATGCGGGATAGCCGTCCCATGTTTGCTGCCTTTGAAGACGATGTAACCGATCTGCTGAAAGGCGCTGACTGGGTAGAAAAGATGCGCACCCAGCTGGGACTCTATCATATCGCCCCCAGACAAGGAGCCGTATACGTAGCCTTGATGAAATATCCGGTCTCGGATGTGCAACAAAGCTTCCAGAGAATGGCTACGGAGGGGAGGGCTTTTGCGGTGCCGACGGTGCTGGATAGCAATATCTGGCCCTATTTTTTTCCTGCTCCGGCTGATCCCAACCGACACCCGAGTGAAAGCTATGGTCGTGCCATGCCTTTGGAAGAGAGTGGCCGGTTGAATGCGGAGCTTCTTCACGTCAAAGTGAACTACAAACCGGAGCATTTGGTCCAAATAGCCAAGGTGGAAACCATGCCACCCAACCATCCCGTGTGGAAGCTGCGCAACTTTCACCTGGATGCCTTACGTCTGGCGTCAGAAGTGTACGATTTCGGGGAAGAGATCCCGGAACCTTAGAAGAACGGATATGACACGACCCATCGACAGCTGGTTGAAGGATTTCCAGGCTGCCCCTGACAAGGTGTGGTCCGATACCCTGTACGGTTGGCGTTCCTTCCCTGGCTATGAGCGGGCCGACATTGCCGATACCCTGGTGATGATTTTTGGTGGTTTGGAGGAGGATGATCCCCTCATCACAACTCTGGATGCCACGCTGACCGCCTGGATTGATCCATATCTGGCCTGGCCTGATGCCCAACGGCGGGAGTTTGGCTTGGCCCGCTATGTCCACTGGTTTTCCCAAACCCTCTCCGCTGGCGCGCAACTTGGGCTGCCTGGTTTACGCCAACACGCCTTCGATTCCCTTCTCCGCTGGCGGGGGATTCTCCACCCTCTCTGTCTGGCCCCCCAACGGGACCCCTTGGCAGCCACCTATCGGATGATTGCCAGCTCTCCCCAGCACGCCCGTCCTTTGGAAAGCTTTTGGCTGGGGCTTTGCCGGCAAGTGGACGATACCCTGCCCGGTCACTATCTCAACATCGGTTTGTTGGGATTACGCCAGTGCCCCCAACCCGAACCGGGGGCGGCCATGCCTTGGATCGGTGGTTTGGCTGCCTGGCTGCCTCATGCCCGCAGCAAGCGTGTTTTTATCCGCAAATTCCGCTCCCTGCGCGCCCTCTATCCTCGCGCTCCGGAAAAATGGCAAACCTGGATCGAGCCGGTATTGGAGAGTTTATCTGGGGGGATGACGCCTCAAGAGCAGGAGCGGCTCGGCTGGTGGAGAAAAGAGCTGGGTTCCCCCGGGAAAAAAGAAACCAAGGGTGGGCAGGCAAGGATCATTGCAAAGCTGAGCGCCCCCACCTTCGATGACCTGCAGCGAATTATGGCGTTTTTCGAAAAACGTGAGTGGGAAGTGACAGCCAGGGCTCTCAAAAATCTATTCCTGAGACATGAACGTTTTGTGGAACAGACCGGAGATAGCTATTTTTTGGTTCGTGCCTCGGCAGAAGCGGCCAAAAAACTGATTCGGCATCAATCAAATCGCTCTGCCAAGCTGGCTCTGCAACTATTACGACGTGCTCTGATTTTGGAGCCTTGGGATAGCATCTGTTGGCAAATTTATGGCCGTTGCCTGGTATTTTTGGGAGAAACCCTGGCAGCGGAATGGGTGTTTTGGGAAGCCTATCGTCGAGATCCCGTTAATCCCGTAGTGCCTACCGAACTGGGCCAGCTCTTGATACGGGAAAACCGCTTGGATGAGGCGGAGAAAGTACTCCAGGGAGTCTTGCGGATTGATCCAGAAAATGTCCATGCCCGCACTGAGTTGGGCCGGTTGTTGATGCTGAAGAAGCGCCATGATGAGGCAGAGGAAGTGCTTCGGGAGGCGATGCGGATTGATCAAGAAGATGTCCATGCCCGCACTGAACTGGGCCAGTTGTTGATACTGCAGAAGCGTCATGATGAGGCGGAGGAAGTGCTTCGGGAGGCGATGCGGATTGATCCGAAAAATGTCCATGCCCGTACCGAACTGGGCCAGTTGTTGATGCA is a window from the Magnetococcales bacterium genome containing:
- the prfA gene encoding peptide chain release factor 1, with protein sequence MSLPQKLKSMCARHQELAALLGLPETMADSARLARLSREYAELTPVVEGFEAHQALEEELAEAALLLDGESDPEIREMVREERESLGKRLEESQQNLQFLLLPKDPNDGRNVILEIRAGTGGEEAALFAADLFRMYVRYGETRRLKVEVLSESPTNLGGYKELIAMVTGKGAYQRLKFESGVHRVQRVPSTEAGGRIHTSACTVAILPEADAVEVQVEEKDLRVDVYRSSGPGGQSVNTTDSAVRLTHIPTGLVVTCQDEKSQHKNKAKAMKVLNARLLDLEAQAAADERSEARRGQVGSGDRSERIRTYNFPQGRVTDHRINLTLHKLDRILEGELGDIVDALVTHHQAELLAELGEA
- a CDS encoding glutamyl-tRNA reductase, yielding MKIAVIGLNHTTAPVAIRERLAFPLETLGDHLAQLTALSDVAEGVILSTCNRVEVYFASRDLESAVAEVSAWLADCRSLDLAELTPHLYLHQEEGAVRHGFRVASSLDSMVVGEAQILGQIKQAFQRAVVEKSTGLFLNKYFHRVFQVAKRVRTETAIAENAVSIAFAAVGLAKRIFGNLEGHTCLMIGAGEMCELAARHMKANGVEILVTNRTFERAQSLAEGFDGHAFPLESLGENLDRADIVISSTGSTTYLVDRDQVKIALKRRRQKPMFLIDIAVPRDLDPKIAEVDSAFLYDIDDLQQIVESNRKDRGKAVAEAQEIIEEETPHFLRWLDSLEIVPTIVALRRKLEGIRDAELAKVLGGNGVSEEERKRLEGLTRLLINKILHTPTSRLRDLAAEPDGDQYVDATRKLFELE
- a CDS encoding long-chain fatty acid--CoA ligase, whose translation is MGLLEELSGIYAGYEAPFLITPEGSLDFVGLTRAQGLDDADVLAGDVVAIIGDFGAESIRQLIELVDRGTIVVPLTPETRQDHAYFFDAAGVEVVIEGGKAQRIAPRREEPLLEQLRRDNRPGLVLFSTGTTGRPKAILHDFSLFLARYRTPRPTLRTLSFLLFDHIGGVNTLFHTLFNRGTLIVPSGREPEKIAADIERHQVELLPTSPTFLRMLLMSGLLERQTLPSLRIVTYGTERMDPATLVRLCEQLPQVQFRQTYGMSELSILRVKSQSRESLWMKIGGEGIETRIQDGVLKIKAENRMLGYLNAPSPFDAEGWYDTGDLVEADGEFIRITGRVNDIINVGGIKVLPEEVENAAVGHPDIMRAKVRGVDNPITGQYIELTCEPRPEASPTRKEIRKYLEQVLPEAKRPHGIKVGRVAINHRFKQS
- a CDS encoding SDR family oxidoreductase; translated protein: MKPTLVITGASRGLGSHIAKRAMEEGYRVIGMARNWDEGEGAFEQLVADVSDPEAVERVLKPFKRDASLYGLINAAGIASMNLTLLMPPETMRRIIEVNLLGTIHTCRIMGRYFARRGEGRIINFSTIAVPLALAGESVYAASKAGVENFTRTFAREMADHNVTVNAIAPGPVDTQLIAKVDPESINAIVARQIIARKATPEDVFGFVKLLLAPEAGMLTGEILHVGGV
- a CDS encoding shikimate kinase, producing MNVALIGMRAAGKSNVSRRLSRLTKWPVLSTDLLISYDNGGHSVAEIVARQQGDWHAFREMEYQVVAKAAVLDGIIIDCGGGMVVDLDPAGNEILSERKISALKQKGLVVWLKGDIPTLAARVRGDAERPALSDQLSAEEVMYRRLPFYENAADLTLEIDNKSRKEITQELLERLIRKGFQFEP
- the hemL gene encoding glutamate-1-semialdehyde 2,1-aminomutase, which translates into the protein MSRSETLFEKAKKYIPGGVNSPVRAYKSVGGTPPFIKSAKGAIVTDVDKKDYIDYVGSWGPMIAGHAHPYVVAAIQKVAEGGSSFGAPTEAEVTLATRIIELVPSIKMVRLVNSGTEATMSALRLARAATGRDAFLKFDGCYHGHGDSFLVAAGSGAATFGVPDSPGVPADTAKDTLTLPYNDLEAVEKLFSERGKEIAAIIVEPVAGNMGCVLPKPGFLAGLRQVCDDHGALLILDEVMTGFRVAKGGAQELYGIEPDLTTLGKVIGGGLPVGAYGGKKEIMEQIAPAGPVYQAGTLSGNPLATAAGLATLGIIQRPEFYETLDARTDRLTQGIDQALSDAGIPHVGYRVGSMFGLFFTELEEVTNFAQAAQSNLERFNQWFHGMLAEGIYLAPSQYEAGFLSMAHEDAEIDRTIEAARKVAKTL
- a CDS encoding tetratricopeptide repeat protein; the encoded protein is MTRPIDSWLKDFQAAPDKVWSDTLYGWRSFPGYERADIADTLVMIFGGLEEDDPLITTLDATLTAWIDPYLAWPDAQRREFGLARYVHWFSQTLSAGAQLGLPGLRQHAFDSLLRWRGILHPLCLAPQRDPLAATYRMIASSPQHARPLESFWLGLCRQVDDTLPGHYLNIGLLGLRQCPQPEPGAAMPWIGGLAAWLPHARSKRVFIRKFRSLRALYPRAPEKWQTWIEPVLESLSGGMTPQEQERLGWWRKELGSPGKKETKGGQARIIAKLSAPTFDDLQRIMAFFEKREWEVTARALKNLFLRHERFVEQTGDSYFLVRASAEAAKKLIRHQSNRSAKLALQLLRRALILEPWDSICWQIYGRCLVFLGETLAAEWVFWEAYRRDPVNPVVPTELGQLLIRENRLDEAEKVLQGVLRIDPENVHARTELGRLLMLKKRHDEAEEVLREAMRIDQEDVHARTELGQLLILQKRHDEAEEVLREAMRIDPKNVHARTELGQLLMQADRLDAAEKVILEGLEIDSTDSYLQKSLAQLSTLKQQEENEAVQTGGDNAGPPLPVMTVVVADDVQPWNLAREPEKPQIVEPVESPQDGPEKPSSETLAPNRDEEAEMLTVVQEEPDIMGTETKPSDPEHEMLRPPAMAKRADFFL